TGATGAAATCGTAGATTTCTGTGTGTCCCGGGTTTTAGGTAGCTAGGGCGCTGACTACATTGCGATAACGCGATCGCCCCCTGACTTCTGAGATTGCGAGTACAATAGAAATTTGGGTATTTGAGCAGCGGAGTTCTAAGCAGTCTAGCAATGCTCTAGACAAGGCGATCGCATCATTACGGCGGGGGTGATGGGGGTTCGTGAATGGCTCAGATTTTTACTCGTCTATTCTGAATCACTCTCTATCGCGGCTGACGTCTCACGCATAAGTCTATGGTACTGCCGGTTGTTGCAATTATTGGTCGCCCCAATGTGGGCAAGTCTACGCTGGTCAATCGTCTCGCTGGGGTGAACGAAGCGATCGTTCATGATGAGCCCGGAGTGACGCGCGATCGCACCTACAAGCCAGCGTTCTGGCAAGATCGAGAATTTTTAGTCGTCGATACCGGCGGTCTTGTGTTTGATGACGATACGGAATTTCTGCCGCTGATTCGCGAACAGGCCATGGCGGCCCTCGCCGAAGCCAGCGCGGCCATCATGGTGGTAGATGGTCAAGACGGCGTCACCAACAGTGATGAAGAAATTGCTACCTGGCTGCGTCAGCATTCCGTGCCGGTGTTGATTGCGGTGAACAAGTGCGAATCGCCCGACAAGGGGCTGATGCAAGCGGCGGAATTTTGGAGCCTAGGCTTGGGCGAACCCTTTCCCGTCTCAGGCATCCACGGTAACGGCACCGGCGACATGCTGGATCAACTGATTACCCATCTACCGCCGATTAGCGAACTGGAAGAGCTAGACGAAATCCGTGTAGCCATCGTTGGACGCCCCAACGTGGGTAAATCGAGCCTGCTCAATGCCTTTGTGGGCGAAGCTAGGGCGATCGTTAGCCCCATTTCCGGCACCACCCGCGATGCCATTGACATGGTGGTAGAGCGAGACGGCAAGCGCTACCGGCTCATCGACACCGCCGGTATTCGCAAAAAGAAACAGGTGGAATACGGCCCAGAGTTTTTTGGCATCAACCGGGCCTTTAAGGCCATTCGCCGGGCCAATGTGGTGCTGTTGGTGATTGATGCCGTCGATGGCGTCACCGAGCAAGATCAGAAGCTCGCCGGACGCATCGCCGAAGAAGGCCGGGCCTGTGTGGTGGTGGTAAACAAATGGGACGGCGTCGAAAAAGACTCCTACACCATCTACGACCACGAACAGAAAACTCGCGATCGCCTCTACTTTGTGGAATGGGCCGAGATGATTTACGTCAGCGCCCTCACCGGACAGCGGGTACCCAAGATTTTAGACCTGGTCGATCGGGCTGCTGAACAACACCAGCGCCGCGTCTCCACCTCAGTGATCAACGAAGTCTTGGAAGATGCTGCCCGTTGGCACTCGCCGCCCACCACTCGCCAAGGTCGCCAGGGTCGGATTTACTACGGCACCCAAGTGACTAGCCAGCCGCCCTCCATCGCCCTCTTTGTCAACGATCCCAAACTCTTTGGCAACAACTACCAGCGCTATATTGAACGTAAATTCCGCGAAAGCCTTGGCTTTGCGGGCACCCCGGTTCGTCTCCTATGGCGCGGCAAGAAGATGCGCGAAATGGAGCGGGGATCCAACCGCGCCACCCGCGTGTAGCGCCCTAGCCCTCGCAGAATCAGGGTAGGGCGAAATCAGGGTAGGATGGAAAGTCGATTGGGCACCTCTGGTCTTCTATGGATTTATTGCGATCGCTCCCGATTGGGCTCTATCTTGAAACGCCCGTTACTTGGCTGCATAAAACCGATCCACGGATCAAACTCGGGTGGTTGGTCAGCATTTTGCTTAGCCCGATTGCTGCCAATTCTGCTTGGCGGCTCTCCATCGTTGGCTTTTTAATCATCCTCACCTTTATCCTGCGCATTCCAGGACGGGTATGGCGGCGGCAGCTCGGCCTCTTAGCCGCTTTTAGCCTGCTGCTGTTCGCCATCACCACCATTGCCCCCGATGGGCTGAATGTGTCCTATACGCCCCGATTACCAGCCCAGGATCTCACCTTCAATATGGTGCGATCGCCCGATGCACCAACGGCTTCACCCGCGGCTGACGAAGCCCTTGCTAACCTACCCCAGCCCACCAGCTACCGCTACATTTTGGTGCAGCAGCCCCTGTTTCGCATGGGCAACCGGCAGGTGATCGTCAAAGTGACCCAGCGCTCCCTCGACCTCGCCATTCGCATCGGCAGCCTCACCTTTATCCTGCTCTACAGCAGCACGCTGTATCTCTTGACCACCTCACCCGAAGAAATTGCCGCCGCATTTGAATACCTCGCCCAGCCCCTGAAACGGTTGGGAGTGCCTGTGACCGAAATTGTGCTCACCCTCACCCTCTCCCTACGGTTTATTCCCCTAGTGTTGGAGGAAGTGCAAAACC
This portion of the Candidatus Obscuribacterales bacterium genome encodes:
- the der gene encoding ribosome biogenesis GTPase Der, with product MVLPVVAIIGRPNVGKSTLVNRLAGVNEAIVHDEPGVTRDRTYKPAFWQDREFLVVDTGGLVFDDDTEFLPLIREQAMAALAEASAAIMVVDGQDGVTNSDEEIATWLRQHSVPVLIAVNKCESPDKGLMQAAEFWSLGLGEPFPVSGIHGNGTGDMLDQLITHLPPISELEELDEIRVAIVGRPNVGKSSLLNAFVGEARAIVSPISGTTRDAIDMVVERDGKRYRLIDTAGIRKKKQVEYGPEFFGINRAFKAIRRANVVLLVIDAVDGVTEQDQKLAGRIAEEGRACVVVVNKWDGVEKDSYTIYDHEQKTRDRLYFVEWAEMIYVSALTGQRVPKILDLVDRAAEQHQRRVSTSVINEVLEDAARWHSPPTTRQGRQGRIYYGTQVTSQPPSIALFVNDPKLFGNNYQRYIERKFRESLGFAGTPVRLLWRGKKMREMERGSNRATRV
- a CDS encoding CbiQ family ECF transporter T component, giving the protein MDLLRSLPIGLYLETPVTWLHKTDPRIKLGWLVSILLSPIAANSAWRLSIVGFLIILTFILRIPGRVWRRQLGLLAAFSLLLFAITTIAPDGLNVSYTPRLPAQDLTFNMVRSPDAPTASPAADEALANLPQPTSYRYILVQQPLFRMGNRQVIVKVTQRSLDLAIRIGSLTFILLYSSTLYLLTTSPEEIAAAFEYLAQPLKRLGVPVTEIVLTLTLSLRFIPLVLEEVQNLVRAVRTRGISWKKLGFRGSAQVWLTVAERFLENLLLRAEQIASAMLVRGFVGANQHQVRWYEFRLRLGDSIIMVGILAFWGLRIYWGGRG